The sequence ATTGCGACGGCTCCGGCCACGTTCTCCGTCGACGCGCGGCGATTGCCTTCGTGATGGCCTCCGTGCAGAAGCGGATGGAAATCCGCGCCCGAGGAAGCGTATAGACATCCGACGCCTTTGGGGCCGTAAAATTTATGCGCCGAAACGCTTAAAAAATCGACTCCCATTTTTTGGACGTTTATGTCGATTTTTCCCGCCGATTGCACGGCGTCGACGTGATAGAGCGCCCGCGGCTTGGATGCGGCCTCGCGGCGGCGGTTTGCGTTTTTGAGCAACCGGCCGATTTCTTCGACGGGCTCTATGGTTCCTATCTCGTTATTGGCGTGCATAACGCTCACCATCACGGTAGTGTCGCGCAATGATTTTTCCACATCTGCGGGGTCAACGAGTCCGTGCGTGTCCACAGGCAAATACGTAATTTCAAATCCGTGCTCGCGGGACAGATACTCGCAGGTATTTAACACTGCGTGATGCTCGACGAGCGTGGTTATTATGTGATTTCCGCGCGAGCGATTGGCAAACGCCGCGCCTTTTATGGCGGTATTATCGGATTCGGTTCCGGAGGCGGTAAAGACGATTTCGGACGACTTAGCGGCGCCCAGAAGACTCGCGATTTTTTCCCGCGATTCTTCAAGAGCGGCTTTGGCTTCCTGCCCCGCGGAGTGCACGCTCGACGGATTACCGCACAGCGTGCGGGCGGTGACGGCCATAAGTTCTATGACTTCGGGAATGGCGAAAGTGGTTGCGTTATTGTCGAAATATATGCGTTTTTTCATACTTGCGGAATTCCAAACTCTCAGATTCTGTCATTCCCGCGAAAGCGGGAATCCAGATAAAATAATGGATTCCCGATAAAAACATTCGGGAACGACGAACGGAGAAAGGAAATTTTTAACAACCAAAATAAAGTCATTGTCCGAATTATATCACAATTATCCGGACTTGGCCAAAGGAATGCCCAGCGCCTTGCAAACTTCAAAATGACAGAGCAGACGCCGCCCCTTAAAAAACCTCGCGGTATCGCAGGAAAAATCGTCTATCAGAAGAAGTCGGGAAGGCGCGCGCGACGACGATTTGCCGCCGAACCGTCTGCCGAATTCCGCCTTAAAATCCACAAGTTCTATTCCGGCCCGACGGCACGGAGCGCGGGCGACGCGATTCATTTTAAGCATCGCGGAGCGTATCGCGGCGAGTTCGCGGGAAGTTGCGTGACTCAGAATCTGTTTTGAATCAAGAAGAGGGTCGTCGAGCATATCGGATTTAAGCGTGTATTCAACAACCGGACGTCCGAACGCCTCAAGCGCCCTGACCCGTCTTTTTGCTCCGCGCGACAGATAACTGCCCCACGCGCGGTTGCGGCAAATAAACTCGACGCCGATTCGCCGCGTTTTTTCGACGACAACGTCCGTCCGCGACGGCCTCCCTCGAAAATGCGTCGGAATCCCGCCCGCTTCGAATTTCTTAAAAAAATATTCGCACATCGCGGCGGAAGCCGCGCCTTTGCCGGCGCGCGTGCCGACCACTTCGTTTCCGCCGGAATCGGGCCGGCCCGCACGTCCCAGCAGATTATCCTTGAATCTCAAAAGAAGAAAGCGTCGTCCGCGGCTTGCAAATGCCGCGACGTCCTTGGTTTTTCCCCTGTAAGAAAAAACCGGACGGGCGGGGGCGGCAGGATTTTTCATATGGCGCCTATGAAAACAAAAGAGGCGAGCATCGCGCCCGCCCCTCTTATTCGTATTTAATATCAACCGCGAAGCATCAAAGCACCGCGAGATATTTTTTAATCTCGTACTCGGTGACCTGAGTGCGGTACATATCCCACTCTATCTTTTTGTTTTCTATGAGTTTGCCGAACACGTGATCGCCCAGAGTTTTTTTGAGCAGTTCCGATTTTTCGGCGGCCTCGATTGCCTCTATGAGCGAACCCGGAAGGGTTTTTATTCCCTCTTTTTCCCTTTCATCCTCGGTAAGATGGAAAATATCTTTTTCGATGGGTTCGGGCATCGGGTATTTGTTACGGACGCCTTCAAGACCGGCGGCAAGCATTATCGCAAACGACAGATACGGATTGCAGGCCGGATCGGGGAAACGAAGTTCAATCCTGGTGGCCATTTCCTTGCCGGGCTTGTACATCGGAACGCGCACCAGCGCCGAGCGGTTTCTGCGCGCCCAGGAAATATAAGCCGGCGCCTCGAATCCGGGAACAAGCCGTTTGTAGGAATTGACCCACTGATTGGTGACTATGCACATCTCCGGAACGTGTTTAAGCACGCCCGCGATGAAATGCTTTGCCATCTCGGAGAGATGATATTTGTCCTTCGCCTCGTAGAACGCGTTTCTTTCCCCGGAAAACAGGGACATATGCGTGTGCATTCCTGAACCGTTGACGGACGCAAGCGGCTTGGGCATAAAAGACGCGTAGAGGCCTTTTGAGTAGGCCACCTGTTTTACCACGACTTTATATGTCATTACCGTGTCAGCCATTTTGAGCGCCTCGTCGTAACGCAAATCAATTTCGTGCTGCGACGGAGCCACTTCGTGGTGCGAATACTCCACTTTGATGCCCATTTTTTCAAGTATCAGTATCGTCTCGCGCCTCAAATCGCGCGCCACGTCCAGGGGCACCGTGTCGAAGTAACCGCCCTCGTCGATAATTTCGGGGGCATTGTCGGATTTGAAATAGAAGTATTCAAGCTCCGGTCCCACAAAATAGCCGAATCCCTGTTTTTTGAGTTCCGCCAGATTTTTTTTGAGTATATAACGCGGGTCGCCTTCGTACGGGGTGCCGTCGGGATTGAGGATGTCGCAAATCATTCTGGCCGAGCCCTCGCCTTCGGGACGCCACGGCATAATGGTGAATGTGGCGGGATCGGGTTTTGCTATGAGGTCCGACTCGAATATCCGGGCAAAGCCCTCTATCGACGAGCCGTCGAAACCCATTCCTTCCGCCATTGCGCCTTCGAGTTCCCTGGGCGTAATGCTGAACGATTTAAGTTTGCCCAGAATGTCGACGAACCACAAGTTGATAAACTTGATGTTTTTTTCTTTGACGATTTTCAATACTTCTTCGGCTGTATACATTGTATTTTCTCCTTAAAAAAAGAAAAATCCTCAAACTCCGTCGTCGGTATTTGCCCGCTTCGGTATTGAGGACGTCGGCGTCCGTTCTGTCGTCGGGCAGTATATCAAAATCACTTTATCTTGTCAAGGATTGACGGGTCGCTCTTCCATCTTCTGTGCAGCCAGAACCAATGGTCGGGCCTCATACGCACAAAATCTTCAAGACGGCGGGTGTAGTTTTGCGTAAATATTTTAACGGCTTCCTCCGTCGGAAGGCCTTCCGGCGGACGCTCGACTTCGGCGAAATATATTTTGAAACGGCCGTCGTCTCCGCGGATTATGAAACCCGTAACGAGAGGAGCGCCCGTCTTCAGGGCGAACGTCGCGGGGCCTTTGGGCGTGGAAGCCGGCTTGCCGAAAAACTCCACGAAAACGCCGTGTTCTCTTGCGTCCTGGTCGGAAAGCATACACACTATCTCGCCGGATTTAAGAGCCCTCAACACATTTTTGAGCGCCATCTCAAGAGGAATTATTTTAACGCCCTTGCCGAGACGAAGATTATTCAGCATACGGTCGGCAGGAGCGTTTTCCTGTTTGCCGACGAGCAAATTGACGGTGATATACTTATTCAGAGCCGCGCCCATCAGTTCCCAGTTGCCGAAGTGTCCCGAAATGAATACGGCGCCGCGCTTTTCGGAAGCGAGTTTCTTTATCAGGCCGAGACCTTCTATGTCCACGAGATTATTGATATCATCGACGGAAAGATTGGGAAAATACACAAGTTCCGACATGGACACCATAAATTGAATATAGGAATCTCGGGCGATTTTAACGGCTTCCGCCGGAGAAATCGCGGGGAACGCCGCGGCGACTCTTCCGATGACTTCTTCCCTGCGAATTCTTAAAACGCTCCAGGCGAAAATACCGAGCCATCGGCCGAATAATCTGGCGCCGGACAAAGGAAACAGCAATATCGCCTCGGACACGACGCGCAAAAGAATATACAATGAGTAATAGAATATTTTTTTAGGCATAATTTATTTCCGCCGCGCGGAACTCCGCCTTGTAAGAACGTCGGCCAGACGCGAATATTCTATATCTATGGCTTTGTCCGGACAGAGTTCGTGGCAGCACATACACTCGATACAGAGAGATTTATCGACGACAAGACGGTCTTTTTCAAAAAAAATCGCCTTTGCGGGACAGGTGTTGTAACAGATACGGCAGCGGGTGCAGACATCGGCGTCGATGCGCGGTTTCGCCCAGAATATTTTTTTAACCAGCGGCCCGAGGAATCGCGGCACCATCCTGATCTTCCAGTTCGACGGTTTTTTGAAATCGCCAATTATGAAATCTTCGAGGCGCCCGTCGCCGACAATCTCTATGCGGCTAAGGTCCGCCGTGCCCAGCCCCAGACGGGCGCACGCCTTGAGCGTGTGGTCGCGCAACGGGTCGAAAC comes from Elusimicrobia bacterium HGW-Elusimicrobia-1 and encodes:
- a CDS encoding cysteine desulfurase NifS codes for the protein MKKRIYFDNNATTFAIPEVIELMAVTARTLCGNPSSVHSAGQEAKAALEESREKIASLLGAAKSSEIVFTASGTESDNTAIKGAAFANRSRGNHIITTLVEHHAVLNTCEYLSREHGFEITYLPVDTHGLVDPADVEKSLRDTTVMVSVMHANNEIGTIEPVEEIGRLLKNANRRREAASKPRALYHVDAVQSAGKIDINVQKMGVDFLSVSAHKFYGPKGVGCLYASSGADFHPLLHGGHHEGNRRASTENVAGAVAMARALELGVASAAQDGAKILSLRQKLESGILSAISDVRVNGHPSERLAGTLNAAFDYLDGESLVVALDMEGVCVSTGSACASGSTDPSHVITAIGCPPALARGSIRFSLGKFNTEREVDNVLAILPPAVKKLRAISPLYKSK
- a CDS encoding glutamine synthetase; the encoded protein is MYTAEEVLKIVKEKNIKFINLWFVDILGKLKSFSITPRELEGAMAEGMGFDGSSIEGFARIFESDLIAKPDPATFTIMPWRPEGEGSARMICDILNPDGTPYEGDPRYILKKNLAELKKQGFGYFVGPELEYFYFKSDNAPEIIDEGGYFDTVPLDVARDLRRETILILEKMGIKVEYSHHEVAPSQHEIDLRYDEALKMADTVMTYKVVVKQVAYSKGLYASFMPKPLASVNGSGMHTHMSLFSGERNAFYEAKDKYHLSEMAKHFIAGVLKHVPEMCIVTNQWVNSYKRLVPGFEAPAYISWARRNRSALVRVPMYKPGKEMATRIELRFPDPACNPYLSFAIMLAAGLEGVRNKYPMPEPIEKDIFHLTEDEREKEGIKTLPGSLIEAIEAAEKSELLKKTLGDHVFGKLIENKKIEWDMYRTQVTEYEIKKYLAVL
- a CDS encoding phosphoribosylaminoimidazolesuccinocarboxamide synthase, with the protein product MKNPAAPARPVFSYRGKTKDVAAFASRGRRFLLLRFKDNLLGRAGRPDSGGNEVVGTRAGKGAASAAMCEYFFKKFEAGGIPTHFRGRPSRTDVVVEKTRRIGVEFICRNRAWGSYLSRGAKRRVRALEAFGRPVVEYTLKSDMLDDPLLDSKQILSHATSRELAAIRSAMLKMNRVARAPCRRAGIELVDFKAEFGRRFGGKSSSRAPSRLLLIDDFSCDTARFFKGRRLLCHFEVCKALGIPLAKSG